ACAAGCAAAGTAGTATACGAAAATGGCTTGAAAACTTACCAACTTTAAAACAACACGCACTATACAATGATTTATTGCCGGCTAATCAGAACGTGGCTGAATCACTTTTATCACTTCCTAGCAGTGAAAGTAGacgaaaaataagaaaacagaATAGTTTCTCCAGTTCAAATTCCATGTATTTAACCGATAATTTTTCAGTTCCCAAAAAATCTTCAACTTTATCAGTGAGATCTGAACCCATGACACGAAATTATAATCTACCTCTTCCAGATTTTGAAAATCTGGATCGTCCACACaatgattttaatttctattgCCAAACTGTTGCACGAGTAGAGGATATCCGACCTATCGGTTTCAACGAGTTCCGTATAGcaagtttacaaaataaccCAGATAAAAGATTAATTCAGACTTTCGCTAACAAGAATGCTTTGCCCGACATGGTAAACGAAGCGATAGCTTTAGACCACTGCACGAAATCGTACAATCAGGCAAGTTCTGATGAAGAGAAGAACAGTGGGAAAAGTCCAGAAGCCGTGAACCAAAGTATTTTTTCTCGAAATGCTTCTGAGAGCCCTTCAGGAAATGACTACGAAACAGACAGCCTGGAAAGAAATTCAAATAAGAAAGGATTATCTACTCCCACCGACTATCCAGATGTGCCATCATCGCAGGCAAGCCCAAGTCTTAGTAACGCATTACCTTTAGAAGAAGAATTAACAATGAGAAATGCTGTATATAAAATTCATTCTAGCAGTAACAGCAATACACCTTCTCCACACAGAGATGTGCATGTCAACCAAAATCTTTACGAaactataaacaataataaagttcCTACATTTGAAACTCCGAAACCAAGTAGTCCTAATAAAGACTATAGTTTAGTAACAGAAGTGTATGTAAATAACAACTATAACTTTGAAAGTGCACCAACATCACCTAGTGGATCCGAATGCTCTATGGGTAGTAGAAAATTGCTAACAGGGATCAATGAAATTGAGGAAAAACCAGGTTGTTTAACGATAGAAGTCAAAGATTCccctgaaaattatattaaaattcatgaaTCTGATGGTTTCGAACCTGACACGTTAGACAGAAAGCATCCAAAACACCAAATCAAAGATGTTGTGGATAAGACGCAGTTCAGTAGAAAagacttcataaaaaatattgaaggcAGTAGCGAGAGTCCATCCAGCCCCCAGCGTATACAATTAAGAAGTAGCGGCACTTTTACAAAAACGAATGAAGAAGTGGAATACACATCAAAATTTAACAGTCTAAGAAATGAGTACGAACAAGGAAAACTTACAAATGATCGGCCTAAGCTGTCTACAGGTGTTTACAGTGGGTCAAAAAGTTTAGAGGAAACAGTAGATGAAGATTGGCAAGAAGCGGAAGATTGGGTCACAGAAGAAGGTCGTATTTTAACTCTTGAACTGAGGCATTCAAAGCGACAACGACAATGTACGCCTCCGACTATCAAACAACTCAAGAATTTAGCACGACCTGATGTTTTACCACCTTTACCACCAAGTGATGATGACCCTATATACGAACAGCCGATTTATCCACCCAGAAGGGTCGACACGGAGAAACTACCAAGCAATGAATTGACTCCAAAAAACTTGAGTGGCAGAAGCCTCAGTCCGAGGTCATATATAAAGAATACGACTAGTGAATCTACACTACACGATAGTTCAACATCTGATCTGAATTATGGACCCTCCTGCAGTCCAATGAGAGCTTCTGTCCAATCACAATCCTCGGAGTATGAAAATATGGAGTCCGTTAGCAGTATAGTGCGAAAACCGGGCGACTTATGCAGGAATGTTAGCAGAAAGCGATCAGATAGGATTGCTAATATAAACACTGATACTTTTGTAAAGGCTACGAAGGGAGATGGTCACCCTAAATCTCGTTTCCGGAGAAAGAAAGGTTCGAATGTTCAGGATTCGGGATACTTAAGCAGTGACTCCACGAGTTCGAGACAAGTGCAAAGAAAGTTAGTGATTGCAAAGATAGTGAGTTGTAGTGAAAGTGACGATACTGAGAACGAAGCTCGAAGTGAATCTGGTGCTGAGAGTATAGAGACACATTCGGTGTACTTCGACAGTTTCCGGAAACTTCAGGCGAATATTGAGACCTACAGTTTCAATAGTAGCTCAAGAGACAGTAGTGGAAAGTTTAAACATTCTGATTTATAACGAATtcctattaattttaatgtgtagtgcaatattataatgaactgTGTGCAATAACACGTGCAATAagtatactatattattatgtatcagttaatttaaactttaataacgATCTTTGTAAATAATGCGGTCGCTAATTAAGCCAATGTTGTTGctgtttttttacttaaatattttactataagttttatatttataacgtgTTTGACACGaaataatgcaataataataatatgtaacagtTATATAATAACAGTACCTCTTAAAACATcgattttacttaaaataggAAACATAGTTTATATAGAGTGTAGAGAAAGGCCGGACGTGCAATGCAAGAATAGAATAAGCAatctaatattttgtaatattacaatattatttattattgtacagtGTATAGAATCTGttgtagaataatatttttgtgtatataTCGTTATAGGTGAAGAGTCAGGCAGCAGTTTTAAGCTTCCTAGTACCTGACAATATGAGAGTGCTCCGGAGAGGGTAAACTTAAATGTTGGGATCCTCTCTGTAGGAAATTAAGAGCACAAATATCGCGGTTATGGATATTAGACTAGTTGGGAACAAGCAATCCTTTTGAATCGGTCAAATATAGTTCAGtaatttctgaaaatatgtTTTGCGCCATCTACTGTTAGCAGTCAATGTACTCACTAATGTCCAGTTTATCTTGGCCTGAATATTGGATGGGCAATAACACttgttaaacaacaaaaatgtattcttaTGTTTTGAATCCTTTATCAAGACTTTTACTTTACCTTGTCTGTTATAAAAAAGCATTGTGCTCTTACTTTATGTAGACTCAAGTAAGCTCTTCGAATTTTGTCTctaaaacatgtatttatttcatatcgcgtgatttgattgtttgttacCAACAGTCCGGGTTAAAAAGGTTGTGGGTAaattacgaatattattattttgttataaaataacatagaaaACAGCTGATTAAATGGTGCTAAGATATCGCAAAAGGGGGAAACCGGGTACATGTAGTGTGTTAAGTATTTTGTGTATCCGAATTGTATTGCCAATAAAATTGCTAATACTTATTAATTCGTTTTATAGTTAGTTCAATGTGTAATATAACCGATTTTTTACTGCTGTGGAAATGCTcaataattaaagaaataaatcgatgtataataataattatgtacttaggtTTTGCGTAATTCGTTTATAAAAGtgtttagtattttgttttattttcttgagTTCTTGCTACACACGCAATGATGATTCAATAACGACTAGTGAAACTGATTCAATATGTAGATTTATTGATCAACTAGCTCTTCAGAATCATCATGGTCACGAGTGTAGCATTTTCTAGAAGAAAAAGATGAGGATTTTTTATGGTTAAGTTTTTTTAAGTTGCAATTACGATAGGTTTAGTAAAAAGCTCTCTTTACAGCCAGTATTAGGCTAATATTTGTACATTGTATTTAtgagtaatataattttgttatatttttaattttattgtcaccgtttagacatttttattcgtttatCGCTCAGTCTGCAATTTCATTCTGAACTGACGTCATCGTTTATATTGTGGACTCATAAGTTTTTTTTACGGCCAAGACATAGACACTTGgcgaaatgtattttatataaagtttgtaTTGTTATCATTAAATGATgaaacaattaatattgttttaatttagataCCTTTATTTTAccctacaatataataatatgattacatAGTAAATGATTATCACAGATATTTGAAACTACTTCCTAACTGATTACATTTTGAGACATGCAGTATCTaccaataaatacaattttgaaagttaaatagaagtttaaaCATACAATCTTATAAGTATGACTAAGATCAGAATTTTACTTCACTTACAACTAACGACATCTAGTGGATAAATATTACAACTCACAGTTCAAATTCTTTACTCTATATTATCCACACACATTTCATCAGGCACCGCGACTGACTCCAAGTCATCGTAGAGAATTTTCACGCCTTTTGCAGCCTCCTCGCgcattttttctttaaactcTTTAAAGACTGCTTCACCCTGAGCGAAAAGGTCGATTTCAGTCCCAAGTTTCGCTTGAAGAGCGAGATTTTTTGTCTCACTCATCTGAATGACAGAGCTGTCTAAGTATTGTAGTACTAATTTCGTTCGATTGAGTACTGATGATGCGTAGTTCACGTAGTTTTGTGTCGGTCCACGGTCAGGTATAGTACTTTCGTTGTACATTGACAGACTGTCATTGAGTGCAGTGATTTTTTGATCAGGCGTCGTTGTAACTACTGCGAATGGGACTGCGTCATGAATGTGGTGGATTAGAGCTAAGACTTGAGATGGGCacctagaaataaaatattttttattttatttaaagctaatTAATAGTATGCAGAgcatgataatataaaataagtcaAAATCGATAGGTCAAAATCGAAAGtcaaagtttaatattataaagtatcagGCATTATATGTTTTAATGGAGGTTCCTTTTTTACTACTTAAGGAGTATCAAACtatatttagtttactttttctttaaccCAAACTTTGGTTGGTATTACAGAGCCTAGCTTAGCAGAAGTAAATCCCATTGCTATAACAGGAGTTAGATCTATTATagaagttaatttaatttctcaTTGCAGCTAAATACAAATCTATTTCAGAGTAGTGAGCACTCAAGTATTTCATATTgaaatatcaaacaataaaatagtaccTTGAATAAACAGTGACAGCCAACTgatttttcttttcttgtttTACAATGTCTGAGACAACCATCACTCCATTCAACACATGGTATGGAGACTTCCTATGTATCACAATGTTCTCAGTATTAGGTACTTGTTCCATTTGTAAGTACTTGATGAAGATGTCCAAGGTTAGAGATTGTTCAGTAGATCGTTTCAAAATTGGGTCTGTGTCTAAACGTCGCATTATTAGATCTGTTTTCTCTGTTGATGCTAGAATTGCCAGCATGATGTTAGGATCtggaaagatattttaaaatataaaatcagtTTTACTTAGAATCGCTACATTCGTTTTTCTTAGGCTACCATAAAAAAGTGgttgcttatttttattttagtttagctAAAGATTATTACATTTGAATAGAATTTTTCAGATAAGAAATTTTCAATACCAGCAgctactaatatttatttaatggagATGAATTCATACAATATCAAATATGACCTTTTAAGTCCTAAGAGTCTAAAAGATTTcttgcaaaataattaaatacacattaaCAAGTTTATAAGAATTGTACCAAGTAGCTTTCttaggtctctgcctaccactatgaGAAAAAAAAAGCGTCATTTAAAGtaagaatgtaaataaataccaaCCCATTGGATCGCTGCAGAGTACATCAAAGTCTTGACCCATAACTTCCGAAGACGAGAGCCTCACATCATCTATTGGCAGAATGCATTCCTTATCATCCTTTGTATAAAATATCACTCCATTAAACTGCATCTTAGTAATCACATTATGTTTTAGCTCCTCATAATCAATAACGGTCACAATTGCGTACTCAATGTCCGGTTTTAACACTTGTGCTGTGGTCTCATTCCAATAAGGTGGGTTGTGTGACCGTTTAAAGATCTTTGTTGTGTATTCTATAGATAGTTTTGTTGTTCCGTGGAGGAGTATATGGACATTTTCCAGGGCCCTGAAATTTGAAAAGCAGTGTTGAGTTTTATGAAAAAGAAGGACATTATTATGCCCTAGATTTTATATTGTGCTTTACagtgttataattaaatttattagtctCAAATACTAAAGCATTCTACATCAACTTACTCTTCATTCCTGTTACAAACACTGAAAGCAACAACAATCTTCTTGTTGCAAGTTTTAATCCAAGGTTTCTGAGTACTGATCTGCAATGCATTGGCCAACTGAAAACATAAAGAATACACATGAAGGATCATAAAACAtatgagtttttaaaataagatgctattttaaataatatttattttattacctttaatCCATCTTTAAATACAGACTCATCCAAATTTGGATGTATTTTCTTATAAGATGAAAATGCCACAGCCTGACGCATCTTCAAAAGTTCGTTGAGACATTGCTCATTACATTTCACACTGTATTTAGCTTCCACTAATTTcctcattaaatgattgattatAACTGGTAAAGACTCTTCATTTTTCGGCAGACCAAATGATGGAGAAAAGTTTAAGGGTGTGAAATTTTCAAAGTTGTCATCGGGAGTCAGTGGTATTTCACTGTTTTTGCATATTACTTTCAATGTAGGCTGTCCGGAGCAGGCAGAATCACTTATATCATACCTTGCTACTGAATTCAATATCTGGTGGATCTCTAGATGATCTTTTCTAGACAATATTGTGAGCTCTTCACCACCCGCCACTAAGTAGAAAAGCTCACACTTACTATTCCTTAATATCTTTACATCTGTTAATCGGGTTGTTGTTTCGAGGTCAACAGAAGATACAAGATCTCTTTGGAAATACTCCCGAGCTTCTCCCATCTTGGTACAAAccaaaatgtcaatatttttctCATCTCGCGGATGATTGTCGTAGAACACGTAACATGTAATATCGTTGACAATCGAAGCTGGTACAAGCTGTATTATGGCTTGACGAACATTGTCAGTCATTGCCGACATATTTCACGATTATTTTAAACGTactttcatttaatattattgtacaatgatcacattaataaaataatacagcgACCATGATAAGTTTTCAAATATTGTGACAATCGTTTTGTTGTGTCATTAGTGTCAGCGCTTATTGAcagattctttttttttaatctattgcGGTACTGTAATCTCTCACTTTTGAACCAGGCGCTTTGAAGTTTCCATAATTTAATCTTCAGAGACTAGGTAGCATCTTtggaaaatgtaaataattaggAACCTATGTATCTTTTCTTATACTTATATCTCTCACATTATCTACTAGATACCTACCTACCCGTAGTAGGTACCAGGCGTGGTACCTACGTACTTCCATAAGCCAGTTACAAACATGTCAGCGTTGTAACAAATTGATTAACCGTACAGAGGACAGTACAATTCACGTTATGCATCAGTTTGTATTGTAATGCACAGCATCATAACAGATCGTTTCCCATCTCACGGTGCCCTGTTATTTCGCGGTGACAGGTCGTTGCATACAATGCGCGCGATTTGACTCGCATGCATAATGAATATAGCCATATTGGTTTTTTAATGTCTGCCGACTAGTCCGTAATAATATTTGATACCTCCTGTATTCATGTATACGCCCTACGTTAAACTATTGAAATGGCTTAACAACAATTATTGTTTGggataaatcaataataataataatacattaccTGTCAATGCAAGTTGCAActcataataacaaaattaacgcagataaaataataattgcctATATCGCACTAATTTGAGGAATGTTACTAACTATACGGTATACTAAAGTAAGGTAACTAAGTAAGGGTTTATGAGTTCCACAGGGTGTTTAAATAcctatcgacggtccctacgtacattccctcaagtggtacttacgggatttgccttttttgttttcgtgaccttccggttgtaatacactttcgattgattaaagaaaaattagtaaaaatgctttaattctaccctaaatcaacactcgacaaaccccagaactacaacacttccaatgtaaaatgtcactagtgagagttaagacattttacattggaaagtcaacaacacccccgcgcgcctcccccgtaactcccacatacgggcttgttgcgctcgcgcaaaaaagaaaatgaaaaatgtagaagataaaggtaaaaccatcaaaatatcatcaggtaagttgaatttgacgtttgattttattgtaccttctttaactttaattattagtcagtaaaaagtatatttttaattacattatcaacttaaattacttttctggtaatctaaacaagctttattcaattccgacgtaattagtcgcttttggtagttacgttattttacttgggaatgttttgaatcaaaaagtcttaagtgttacataagtgttcttacgtgggagaacatatactactgttttaagtaactgccacttaagttattttacatcgggaatattaaattaaaaatgtaagtaattaccatttctgttattttacgttactttttgttatttttttcgggtccattttcgctagcaAAAGCTAAAGATGAACACTCAGATCTGGAAAAAGATACATCAATTGAAGCCGtggctcaaatccatgcaaaaatgagtcctacgccaccctcagctccattagtttcaaatttgctcggtgataatactgtcagattcaggtatagtagaaatattggaatcgccacaaccgacgtcttctctttggctgCAGGGGGTTTCTCAATTACCTTCCAAACATCGTGctccttcatggactccaactcccgcttcatcgctgctatccactcaaggctatcaggtcttcgaaggacttctttgtacgaacgtggttcttcctcttacttgcatgtactgttgtagcaatatagtccactttgtgcgctacgaagcctattcctcagaggatacctaggctcttcctCGATTTTCACACctactgttctgactcttgtattacaatgttcagcatcagattcatttgaattcacgggctccacagattcaacacaaggatctgtatccacatctgctgagtttgagctctcctccgcatcttcaatactgtctgggtctgtcagacgtgtttcgttctccacatgcctcacgaagtctttgaaaaagtttaaagcttgagacttctccctgagaaagaaatttactagtgaaatcgtctactaATACGAACATGTCacgagctccaccataagaacgttccgacatgggaccacacaaatcagcatgtaataaactgagtttgtctttccCTCGCCTTGCTTTaccctttggaaaaggtaacctatgtgccttacctcttatacaagcagcacaaggttccattacacttttacctccaacctcgatgttaggcaacttccgtaaatcattcaagttaacatgccctaatctacgatgccaaagtgccaacgagtcttcaaTTTGAACCGTAGCCAATgcaccatctacaatagcaAAACAATTATCCTACTTATAGAtacctgagacttcactagcagtaaccacaagtttactcgttatctcgcttatcgattggtgaaacatcctacatggctcagaatcaaaaataactctccatccattctgtaccaacttagataccgacaaaagattaactttcaagccaggcacaaaggaacaatcttttacagttaacaaaactcctttcacattaactataatatcacctttgccttcacttgacattctatcgtcatttgcacacgtcacaacattcttatcagtaaccttaaagtatctctaaaccactgcttctgaaaactcatgtgtgtcgaggctccactatcgagataaatcgtcgaggggctgaaggatttgtgcaccgacagtgaacacttgaacagcataacgcaactttcttcgacttcgaggaaaccgttggtaagcgtgcaccacatccttgtccagcattgggcaatcggacttcttatgacctttctttccacattaaaagcacttgagccttaatactgactgttgtttcttcactactaaagccgagttcgacgaggaatcatttgaagagctctgagcgctatcttcttgtagaagcttttgccgaacattttgagaagtaatcttcattcctgaatgctctagtgccattcgtaatggtcggtaaacatcaggcatacctcgcaaaagtaccacggcaaccaaatcgtcatcgaaactttgattgatttctttacgcttttgagcctgactcatgacagcagatcgATGGTTTTCCAGTTTCTtatccaagagacaattcatcagagttatgcgcctatttattcccttgtcttccaaaattattgtcaatgcatcccacacttcttttgcgtaagtaagattttgaacatacggacagatgagattctaagtgAAGGCATATTAACCtgtatgcttcttgatccttctcgatctccGCTTCGtcatccttctttggaagtgttgatgtatacttgaaacatttttctcgagcaaccatattcaacaagtacctaattatgattgctcaatattattactatgtaatattttatatctttatgatgaagaaaagggttgcctattgtgaatttaataaaaaaaaaatgtaaaatatttctttttattttattatcagccttTACCTCATGGCtcccagtatgaaaacaccgtaattcaatattatactcaacgtaaaatgtagtaaaaggcagttacaatttagatcgttgttcaatcccccaagtaaagatcagtaagtaccacttaggtaaatgctagtcaGAATGTTTCCGATttaaaacgacggttgtgaccaatggtacataaaatgaatatattttaacgtttttattttattttctcataaaagacaacaaataaagacttcgtgcaaaatttcatagctctgcgattgatagaacttgagatacaagtgtttgaaacttcaaacagctctcctgtaaaatttgcgttttgcaattaggttattgtacgtagggaccgtcgctATGTACATCCATAAAACAACTTATATGTCATGTTTTGTAATCGATAGTGTTTCATATGTCCTAGACCTCAAAGAACTTTGGTCGAATCTTTAATCCAATACGTCGACGGAGAAATTCGTGTCTAAACTTTCTATGTCTATCGGCTTTCAAAAGCGAGACCCGTGTATCTTAGATCAAGAATTTCCCCACACGTTCCAATGTTAGTGTTGTTGGAGAGTTAACAGGAAAATTCCTACGTACTCGACCACTCTATGCAAATTGGAATAAGTGCACGTCGTACAAGGCATACCAGTAGCTGTGAACATCAATTTAAACCAATCCCACTTTGAAATGTCAACATTATGTGCAAATTATAGAAGTTAGTATCTACGTGTTTGTGCGATTAGAATGTGAGGTATGTAAGATACCTAGCCACTCTAGCCAGTTTTGATAGAGAACTGTTTTGCCTACGAATTTCGGAGGATCATGTAGGCACCCTACCCTATAAGTATTTGAGTAGAATGTCGGGATTAacacttcataaaaaatatagtctaTATTTAGCTGCAATAATCGCAAAAGCTCGCCccttcaaaaaaatattctataaacgCAGAAGCTGCACAAACGAcacttgaaatataataaaaataaaataaaataaaatctagcaAGATTAAAGTGCGTCAAAGGCACTAATTGtattacccccggtttctgaggtgcatttagcggtagtttatctattcaatagcgtaaatcacacacaaataaatattgaatagataaactaccgctaaatgaactctgaaaccgggggttagtaaaaCGCCCGCATATAAAATGTGACAGTGTTCTTTAAAAGCTTGTAATTTTCTTAACTTTCTTGTAACACATATTTCAATAAGAATACACTTATTTTTCCCACAGTAAACTATAGATAGCTGTTTGTTGAACAATCGATTGCGAGAAGTAGGTTAGTAATGTCCTGTTATTTATGGTAATACACGCATGCTATCCAAGTAATGTACTTTTATCATTactaagtataagtataagtactATTACCTTCTAATAGTTTTCTATAtcaacatataatttaaaaagtggACAAAAAACTTAAGATGTGAAAAGTTTCGCCACCTCTGTAGGTATCCagattttttgtgaaaagaaGAAGCATGTTTTCCGGCGTTCACCATTCTCAACTAAAACTGCGGTGCTTCATTTCGTATTTATCAATGCAACAATTtaatagtcttttttaattcaaatatttacttgatgtaaaatatataaatgtaaatatcgataaaaaaatataagtcgAAAAGACGTTAAGGAATTTAGAAATTGAATTAAGACATACAGATATCCCCAGTAGCTATAACTTGCTACTGTTGGAATTATCAATCTATAATTCATTCGTTAGGGTGGAGTACGTTGAACTGCCCCAAATTTTTACCACTTATTTGAAGGGCTACATAaggaataattaaattgtagaaaacaaaacgaaaaacaAATAGGTCTATTATAGTGCGTGTAATCAATcgttaatattatgaatatggAAATTTGGTTCTCCTTCTTTTACGCTAAAATTGCTAAACcgatttgaattaaatttggTGGGGTGATAGTTTATTACACTgagaagatttttttaacaggGTATGAAACATTGAAAGCATTCGGAGCCGTGCGTTTCAGCtgatacatttttttagttatttaggCAATCGAAAAGTGTAGTAAGTAGATATTACTGAAGTGTACTATGAGTGTACGTACTGTTATGATTATTGCTGTTCTTATCGAGacctgtcaaaatattttatatctctgCGTATCTTATCTTATTGAATGCAACCTTCAACTCTACCTGAATCTCAAACGCTATCTGAAAACATgagaaaataaaagatttcattcatttcattttacgTGTGCTCGatttgtaagattttttggCATGTACGATAAGTTACAGTCACtaattacaga
The sequence above is drawn from the Anticarsia gemmatalis isolate Benzon Research Colony breed Stoneville strain chromosome 17, ilAntGemm2 primary, whole genome shotgun sequence genome and encodes:
- the sha gene encoding shavenoid isoform X2, translating into MAATLLLLLATAAAGARLGELARRDTGDIFTIIDDECSPAQCAEHGAGAGAGVSAAGECACACPQRAPLFREDRELCVDDLPECSLATFGTGSAVQRIPFVYLPLKGQIIHPSREITFQNVKTPICAVSGAQFLTRKGFLDLRNTLDADVPFNLFRDEGRTFLQWSGEDEVRARMTGRVMVVRLLCRDVAATPTSPLDLRGVFTPCVAFRVQGTPPKPYSIQFAPNAQTSESSHASGLTVSEYVAIGISSLLLGLVYVASVFLFLHMRKRRKATSDEDGRRLKGLKKKDGSIITERDIVRVNNERMQNLPSSMGQDDGIIKKNPLLSIGSRQLHDVKHYPNDSSSNLSDLDDFADSSAQSDDNLYTSQTISAVVHHNHGDYKMKSENSEISHRDESGIERLPHEHVSIVETTDDREIARPVGTTRRKLYFNPAYFEPQLMAEPPAAALEFLVKIREVISIAKHKMAAKRFQPILNQIPEEETFPSNGNSIDLYQGMGSQRSGSVVSLKRENSRKKNCVGCPGCKIDNNNDLHHITKYNIPACANCLHNKGDKQSSIRKWLENLPTLKQHALYNDLLPANQNVAESLLSLPSSESRRKIRKQNSFSSSNSMYLTDNFSVPKKSSTLSVRSEPMTRNYNLPLPDFENLDRPHNDFNFYCQTVARVEDIRPIGFNEFRIASLQNNPDKRLIQTFANKNALPDMVNEAIALDHCTKSYNQASSDEEKNSGKSPEAVNQSIFSRNASESPSGNDYETDSLERNSNKKGLSTPTDYPDVPSSQASPSLSNALPLEEELTMRNAVYKIHSSSNSNTPSPHRDVHVNQNLYETINNNKVPTFETPKPSSPNKDYSLVTEVYVNNNYNFESAPTSPSGSECSMGSRKLLTGINEIEEKPGCLTIEVKDSPENYIKIHESDGFEPDTLDRKHPKHQIKDVVDKTQFSRKDFIKNIEGSSESPSSPQRIQLRSSGTFTKTNEEVEYTSKFNSLRNEYEQGKLTNDRPKLSTGVYSGSKSLEETVDEDWQEAEDWVTEEGRILTLELRHSKRQRQCTPPTIKQLKNLARPDVLPPLPPSDDDPIYEQPIYPPRRVDTEKLPSNELTPKNLSGRSLSPRSYIKNTTSESTLHDSSTSDLNYGPSCSPMRASVQSQSSEYENMESVSSIVRKPGDLCRNVSRKRSDRIANINTDTFVKATKGDGHPKSRFRRKKGSNVQDSGYLSSDSTSSRQVQRKLVIAKIVSCSESDDTENEARSESGAESIETHSVYFDSFRKLQANIETYSFNSSSRDSSGKFKHSDL
- the sha gene encoding shavenoid isoform X1, which translates into the protein MAATLLLLLATAAAGARLGELARRDTGDIFTIIDDECSPAQCAEHGAGAGAGVSAAGECACACPQRAPLFREDRELCVDDLPECSLATFGTGSAVQRIPFVYLPLKGQIIHPSREITFQNVKTPICAVSGAQFLTRKGFLDLRNTLDADVPFNLFRDEGRTFLQWSGEDEVRARMTGRVMVVRLLCRDVAATPTSPLDLRGVFTPCVAFRVQGTPPKPYSNITEVQFAPNAQTSESSHASGLTVSEYVAIGISSLLLGLVYVASVFLFLHMRKRRKATSDEDGRRLKGLKKKDGSIITERDIVRVNNERMQNLPSSMGQDDGIIKKNPLLSIGSRQLHDVKHYPNDSSSNLSDLDDFADSSAQSDDNLYTSQTISAVVHHNHGDYKMKSENSEISHRDESGIERLPHEHVSIVETTDDREIARPVGTTRRKLYFNPAYFEPQLMAEPPAAALEFLVKIREVISIAKHKMAAKRFQPILNQIPEEETFPSNGNSIDLYQGMGSQRSGSVVSLKRENSRKKNCVGCPGCKIDNNNDLHHITKYNIPACANCLHNKGDKQSSIRKWLENLPTLKQHALYNDLLPANQNVAESLLSLPSSESRRKIRKQNSFSSSNSMYLTDNFSVPKKSSTLSVRSEPMTRNYNLPLPDFENLDRPHNDFNFYCQTVARVEDIRPIGFNEFRIASLQNNPDKRLIQTFANKNALPDMVNEAIALDHCTKSYNQASSDEEKNSGKSPEAVNQSIFSRNASESPSGNDYETDSLERNSNKKGLSTPTDYPDVPSSQASPSLSNALPLEEELTMRNAVYKIHSSSNSNTPSPHRDVHVNQNLYETINNNKVPTFETPKPSSPNKDYSLVTEVYVNNNYNFESAPTSPSGSECSMGSRKLLTGINEIEEKPGCLTIEVKDSPENYIKIHESDGFEPDTLDRKHPKHQIKDVVDKTQFSRKDFIKNIEGSSESPSSPQRIQLRSSGTFTKTNEEVEYTSKFNSLRNEYEQGKLTNDRPKLSTGVYSGSKSLEETVDEDWQEAEDWVTEEGRILTLELRHSKRQRQCTPPTIKQLKNLARPDVLPPLPPSDDDPIYEQPIYPPRRVDTEKLPSNELTPKNLSGRSLSPRSYIKNTTSESTLHDSSTSDLNYGPSCSPMRASVQSQSSEYENMESVSSIVRKPGDLCRNVSRKRSDRIANINTDTFVKATKGDGHPKSRFRRKKGSNVQDSGYLSSDSTSSRQVQRKLVIAKIVSCSESDDTENEARSESGAESIETHSVYFDSFRKLQANIETYSFNSSSRDSSGKFKHSDL